The DNA region CTACACCTCCACCAAAATCAACGAATTCAAAGTCAATTCCAGCATCTTGGTGAACTTTACCTGCAATATCCATTGTAGATTCAATAGCTAATTTGAATGGTTCTGGGTCTAAAATACCAGATCCGATGTGAGAGTGCATACCAACAGGTTCAAATCCTAATTCTTTTGCTTTTTGGTATACCTCTACAGCTTCAGATTCCATAATACCGAATTTACTCATTACTCCACCAGTAATACAGTGGTCGTGGTGACCTGCACCTACCATTGGGTTTACTCTAAATGAGATTTTTACTCCTTCAGGATTAATCATTTTAGATAATCTGTTAAGAGCAGAAACTGAATCAATGTTTAAGACAACACCTTCATCATGAACATATTTTAATTCATCATTGGTGATGTTGTTACCAGTAAATAAGATTCTGTCACCGGAAAATCCGACTTTTTTGGATATGTGAACTTCTCCAGGGGAAACTGCATCAATACAGCAACCTTCACTTTCTAAAATTTTCATTACAGCGAGGTTGGTATTTGCTTTACATGCGTAAAATACTTTAAAATCAGAGTAATATTTAGAAAAAGCAGAATAAAATCTGTTATAATTGTCTCTTATCCTATTTTCATCAATGACATAGGTGGGAGTTCCGAATTCTTCTGCAATATCGACTGCATCTGCGCCACCAATATCAAGGTGGTTTTTTTCGTTAACTTTAATATTTAAATCCATAATAAAAACTCCTAAAAAAGTTGCATTATGTTTTTAAGTTATTTCTTTTAATATATTTAAATTTTTCTAAACAACAAATAGCTATTCAATACTTTAAATTTCAAATTAAAAATATGATTAAAACACTTCATGAGGCAAAAAATATGGAGAAATTTTATGGTCTTACTGTTAGAGGAGTAATTAAAAACAAAAACGATGAGATTTTAATTGTTAAAAGACATCCAAAATCAAAAACAGATCCTGAGATGTGGGAACTTCCAGGCGGAAAAGTTGAAGATGGCGAATACTTTACTAAGGCACTTGTTCGTGAGATTAAAGAAGAAACAAATCTTGATTGTAAAGTTGGAGACCTTTGCGAAGCGGTACAAAACGATTATTCAAATAAAAGAACCGTACAGTTAATGATGTATCTTGATGATGTTTCAGGTGATGTTAAAATAAGTGAAGAGCACACCGAGTTTATGTGGGCAAATCTTGATAAATTAAAAAGTTTGGAGCTATCTGCATCCCTAAAAAAAGTATTAAAAAAAAGAAATTGGGTTATCTGATGATAACCTTATAAAATTTCATCTAAAGCTTTAACAAATTCATCAATGTCAGCTTTAGTAATTGTTAATGGTGGAACAAATCTTAAAACATTTCCAGCAGTACAGTTAATTAAGAATCCTGCTTCTCTGAGTTTGTCAACATATTCTGCACCAGGTTTGGTTAATTGTAAACCAACAATTAATCCTTTACCACGAACGTCTTCAATGACATCCTTATCTAATTTTTTCAATTCATCAATGAAGTATTCACCAACTTCATTAACGTTATCTAAGAATCCTTCACTGGTTAACTCATCGAAGACTACATTAGCTGCTGCACATACAAGAGGTCCTCCACCAAAGGTAGTTCCATGGTCTCCAGGTACAAATGCACTAGCTACTTCTTCGGTTGCTAAGATTCCTCCCATTGGGACTCCTCCACCGATTCCTTTAGCCATAGTCATGATATCTGGTTTAACACCGAATAATTCGTGTGCAAATAATGTTCCACATCTTCCAAATCCAGTTTGTACTTCATCTACAATAAATACAATACCGTTTTCTTTACAGATTGCTTCAATTTCTTTTAAGTAATTTGCATCAGGAACATTTACTCCACCTTCACCTTGGATAGGTTCAACAATAATAGCTGCGGTGTTTTCATTAATAGCTTCTTTAATAGCATCAATATCATTATATAGAACATTTACAAATCCGTTTGGTAATAATGATTTGAATGGTTCGTGATATTCTTCATGACCTGTTGCTGCAAGGGTCATTATTGTTCTTCCATGGAATGAATCAACAGTAGATATTACTTCACTTTTTCCAGTGTATTTAACAGCTAACTTAATAGCTCCTTCATTAGCTTCAGCACCACTGTTTGCATAAAAGATTCTGTCAAAGTTAGTTGCATCAACTAATTTTTTAGCATATACCAAAGCTGGTTCATTATAGTAAATACTTGAAATGTGAATGAGTTTTGCAGCTTGATCCTGTATAGCTTTTACAAGTTTAGGATGATTGTGACCTAAAGCACTTACAGCGATACCTGCAAA from Methanobacteriaceae archaeon includes:
- the lysA gene encoding diaminopimelate decarboxylase — encoded protein: MDLNIKVNEKNHLDIGGADAVDIAEEFGTPTYVIDENRIRDNYNRFYSAFSKYYSDFKVFYACKANTNLAVMKILESEGCCIDAVSPGEVHISKKVGFSGDRILFTGNNITNDELKYVHDEGVVLNIDSVSALNRLSKMINPEGVKISFRVNPMVGAGHHDHCITGGVMSKFGIMESEAVEVYQKAKELGFEPVGMHSHIGSGILDPEPFKLAIESTMDIAGKVHQDAGIDFEFVDFGGGVGIPYTPEENIVDLDKFAEVNIGLFKEKLEEYDMNNPTMYLEPGRYLVGDASVLLVTVNSLKQSYRKFIGVDAGFHTLLRPAMYESYHHIVNASKMDAEDTQTVDIAGNVCESGDLFARDRPMPDVEEGDVLGILNAGAYGFTMSSNYNSRPLASEILVTDGECSVVRERETFEDLYAKQSIPPHLE
- a CDS encoding aspartate aminotransferase family protein is translated as MNTKDLIKIEDDYFINTFTRQPVVLDHGEGVRVTDIDGNEYLDMFAGIAVSALGHNHPKLVKAIQDQAAKLIHISSIYYNEPALVYAKKLVDATNFDRIFYANSGAEANEGAIKLAVKYTGKSEVISTVDSFHGRTIMTLAATGHEEYHEPFKSLLPNGFVNVLYNDIDAIKEAINENTAAIIVEPIQGEGGVNVPDANYLKEIEAICKENGIVFIVDEVQTGFGRCGTLFAHELFGVKPDIMTMAKGIGGGVPMGGILATEEVASAFVPGDHGTTFGGGPLVCAAANVVFDELTSEGFLDNVNEVGEYFIDELKKLDKDVIEDVRGKGLIVGLQLTKPGAEYVDKLREAGFLINCTAGNVLRFVPPLTITKADIDEFVKALDEIL
- a CDS encoding NUDIX domain-containing protein, which produces MEKFYGLTVRGVIKNKNDEILIVKRHPKSKTDPEMWELPGGKVEDGEYFTKALVREIKEETNLDCKVGDLCEAVQNDYSNKRTVQLMMYLDDVSGDVKISEEHTEFMWANLDKLKSLELSASLKKVLKKRNWVI